Proteins from a genomic interval of Ensifer canadensis:
- a CDS encoding amidohydrolase: protein MFLNGGELDEITAFRRELHRKPELSGEEVETARMVARALGSSQPDEIVTDLGGHGVAAVYHGATHGPTVMIRSELDALPIEELSTSPHRSEITGKGHLCGHDGHTAILMALAKGLSRKRPARGRAILLFQPAEENGAGAAAVLADPKFEPLKPDFVFSLHNFPGLPLGHVALAEGPVNCASRGMRFVLSGKTAHASCPEDGVAPTSAMAHLLSELTALGAGGSLDADFTLVTVTHARLGEPAFGISPGHAEIWATLRTLTDERMGELVRRAEALVHKHSTAGGLTSSISYEDIFHQCSNAPAAVDHLRRALGEERISHDAGPTALPMKASEDFGLFGRVAPSAMFFLGAGEDHPRLHNPDYDFPDALIEVGARAFMRTIRNLLG, encoded by the coding sequence ATGTTTTTGAATGGTGGCGAACTGGACGAGATCACCGCGTTTCGGCGTGAACTCCATCGCAAGCCGGAGCTATCAGGCGAAGAGGTCGAGACGGCCAGAATGGTCGCACGGGCGCTGGGGTCGAGCCAACCGGACGAGATCGTCACTGACCTCGGTGGGCATGGGGTGGCGGCCGTTTATCACGGAGCGACCCATGGTCCGACCGTGATGATCCGCTCCGAACTCGATGCCTTGCCGATCGAAGAACTTTCAACTTCGCCGCACCGATCCGAGATCACCGGCAAGGGGCATCTCTGCGGACACGACGGCCACACGGCAATCCTAATGGCGCTCGCCAAAGGGCTCTCCCGGAAAAGACCGGCACGCGGGCGGGCGATCCTGCTTTTCCAACCGGCCGAAGAGAATGGTGCCGGTGCCGCCGCCGTGTTGGCGGATCCTAAATTCGAGCCGCTGAAACCGGACTTTGTGTTTTCGCTGCATAACTTTCCCGGCCTGCCGCTGGGGCACGTTGCGTTGGCCGAAGGGCCGGTCAATTGCGCCTCGCGCGGCATGAGGTTCGTGCTTTCGGGCAAGACCGCGCACGCGTCCTGCCCGGAAGATGGCGTCGCCCCGACCTCCGCCATGGCTCATCTCCTGAGTGAGTTGACTGCACTTGGCGCCGGCGGTTCGCTCGATGCCGATTTCACGCTGGTAACCGTGACCCACGCGCGCCTCGGCGAACCCGCCTTCGGCATCAGCCCCGGCCATGCCGAGATCTGGGCAACATTGCGCACGCTGACGGACGAGCGGATGGGTGAGCTGGTGAGGCGTGCCGAAGCTCTCGTCCATAAACATTCGACGGCCGGCGGGCTCACATCGTCGATCAGCTACGAAGATATCTTCCATCAGTGCAGCAACGCGCCGGCGGCCGTCGACCATTTGCGCCGCGCTCTTGGCGAGGAGCGGATCAGCCACGACGCGGGCCCGACCGCCCTGCCGATGAAGGCATCGGAAGATTTCGGCCTTTTCGGCCGCGTCGCCCCCTCAGCAATGTTCTTCCTCGGTGCAGGTGAGGACCACCCTCGCCTGCACAATCCGGACTACGACTTTCCCGATGCACTGATCGAGGTGGGCGCTCGCGCCTTCATGCGGACGATCCGCAACCTGCTAGGCTGA
- a CDS encoding LysR family transcriptional regulator: MVGTPEEVDEGGGSIFETVDHGFADFDLPRLQPTDHIEERLGVSVFEIEGRKALLTRQGHVLYRRGKSLVDEATRLERAARNLAKGQEQELRLAVEGLFPTWLLLRCLDQFAAEYPETRIELFETVMGGTDEMLLSGAVDLAICADTLPAGHRGEVLMRYRAIAAAAPFHPLHQIGRELAMEDLKGHRHLVIRDSGLQRVRHSVWNVTEQRLTVSHKSTSIRAACIGMGFAWYPEDWIREELAAGQLKPLPLREGAERWGAMYLVYPDPDGAGPGARRLGDIIIHAAQGVA, encoded by the coding sequence GTGGTTGGCACCCCTGAAGAGGTCGATGAAGGCGGAGGGAGCATTTTCGAGACCGTCGACCACGGTTTCGCGGATTTTGACCTGCCCCGCCTTCAGCCAACCGACCATATCGAGGAGCGCCTGGGCGTCTCGGTTTTTGAGATCGAGGGCCGCAAGGCCCTGCTGACGCGCCAGGGCCATGTGCTCTATCGGCGCGGCAAATCGCTCGTCGACGAAGCCACAAGACTGGAGCGTGCGGCGAGAAACCTCGCCAAGGGCCAGGAGCAGGAACTTCGCCTTGCGGTGGAGGGGCTGTTTCCCACATGGCTCTTGCTGCGCTGTTTGGACCAGTTCGCAGCCGAATACCCGGAGACGCGGATCGAGCTTTTCGAAACCGTCATGGGCGGCACGGACGAAATGCTGCTCTCGGGCGCCGTCGATCTTGCGATCTGCGCCGATACCCTGCCGGCCGGCCACAGGGGCGAGGTGCTGATGCGCTATCGGGCGATCGCGGCTGCCGCCCCGTTCCATCCGCTGCATCAGATCGGCCGCGAACTGGCAATGGAGGATCTGAAAGGGCACCGCCACCTCGTCATCCGTGACAGCGGGCTGCAACGCGTGCGCCATAGCGTCTGGAATGTGACTGAACAGCGGCTCACCGTCAGCCACAAATCAACATCCATACGGGCGGCCTGCATTGGCATGGGTTTTGCCTGGTATCCGGAAGACTGGATCCGCGAAGAACTGGCCGCAGGCCAGCTCAAGCCCTTGCCGCTCAGGGAAGGGGCGGAGCGCTGGGGCGCGATGTATCTGGTTTATCCCGATCCTGATGGTGCCGGACCGGGCGCCCGCCGGTTGGGCGATATCATCATCCACGCGGCACAGGGCGTCGCATGA
- a CDS encoding enoyl-CoA hydratase/isomerase family protein translates to MDRFILTERRGEVGVITLNRPEILNAWHSPMRQQLVAAFTSFEEDETVRAIILTGAGDRAFSAGQDLNETRTFDGARGQEWVGEWERLYDAMRSLSKPLIAALNGVAAGSAFQVALLCDFRVAHPGVRMGQPEINSGIASTTGPWMMREMIGLSRTIDLTLSGRLMQSDECQAIGIINRIVPQEHVMDEALSLARELAAKPPVAMRLDKQRFREMTEAGFRDCLEAGARIQREAYASGEPARMMEQFLARRAASKA, encoded by the coding sequence ATGGACCGCTTCATCCTGACAGAACGGCGTGGCGAGGTCGGCGTCATCACGCTGAACCGCCCCGAAATCCTCAATGCCTGGCACAGCCCGATGCGCCAGCAGCTGGTTGCTGCCTTCACGTCGTTCGAAGAAGACGAGACGGTCCGCGCCATTATCCTGACCGGTGCCGGTGATCGTGCGTTCAGCGCAGGCCAGGATCTGAACGAGACGCGCACATTCGACGGTGCCCGTGGCCAGGAATGGGTGGGCGAATGGGAACGGCTCTATGATGCGATGCGCTCGCTGTCGAAGCCGCTGATCGCGGCACTCAACGGCGTTGCTGCCGGTTCTGCGTTTCAGGTGGCACTTCTCTGCGACTTCCGCGTCGCTCATCCGGGCGTGCGTATGGGGCAGCCGGAAATCAATTCCGGCATCGCCAGCACCACAGGCCCGTGGATGATGCGCGAGATGATCGGTCTTTCCCGCACCATCGACCTGACGCTCAGCGGTCGCCTGATGCAGTCGGATGAATGCCAGGCCATCGGCATCATCAACCGCATCGTTCCGCAGGAACACGTCATGGATGAAGCCCTCTCGCTTGCCCGCGAACTCGCCGCCAAGCCGCCGGTCGCCATGCGGCTTGACAAACAGCGCTTCAGGGAGATGACAGAGGCTGGTTTCCGCGACTGCCTCGAAGCCGGCGCTCGCATCCAGCGCGAAGCCTACGCCTCCGGCGAACCGGCGCGGATGATGGAACAGTTTCTCGCACGGCGTGCGGCAAGCAAGGCCTGA
- a CDS encoding IclR family transcriptional regulator yields MARKANKAATDENETPGEDRDPLLVQSVEKAFRVLRAFDGRRPNLSLSQIAEETGLDMSAAQRFTHTLAKLGYLGKNADTKRFELTVKALDFGYHYTRASGFVERGMPYLLHLSKATEETVNLTVLDDTDIVFVSRFMSRHVLNNDVITGTRLPAYCTAPGIAILSGLPEETAHAILEKSDLYPFTPHTTWDIDALKTKLKQSATKGYATAFEEYFHGDLSIAAPVLDANGTPYGAINIAVSRSRYTPEETEERFAPLVTAAARSISLVGGARR; encoded by the coding sequence ATGGCGCGCAAGGCGAACAAGGCTGCGACAGACGAAAACGAAACGCCGGGAGAAGACCGCGATCCCTTGCTGGTGCAGTCGGTCGAGAAAGCCTTCAGGGTTCTCAGAGCCTTTGACGGTCGCCGCCCGAACCTCAGCCTGTCACAGATCGCCGAGGAAACCGGGCTCGACATGAGCGCCGCCCAGCGCTTCACGCACACGCTCGCCAAGCTCGGCTATCTCGGCAAAAACGCCGATACGAAGCGCTTTGAGCTGACGGTGAAGGCGCTTGATTTCGGCTATCACTACACCCGCGCCAGCGGCTTCGTCGAAAGGGGCATGCCCTATCTTCTGCACTTGAGCAAAGCCACCGAAGAAACCGTCAACCTGACCGTGCTCGACGATACCGACATTGTTTTCGTGTCGCGCTTCATGAGCCGTCACGTGCTGAACAACGACGTCATCACTGGCACGCGGCTGCCGGCCTATTGCACGGCTCCGGGGATCGCCATCCTCTCGGGCCTGCCGGAGGAGACCGCCCATGCAATCCTCGAAAAATCGGATCTCTACCCGTTTACGCCGCACACGACATGGGACATCGATGCGCTGAAGACAAAGCTGAAACAATCGGCGACCAAGGGCTATGCCACCGCATTCGAGGAATATTTCCACGGCGACCTGTCGATCGCCGCACCGGTGCTGGATGCCAATGGCACGCCTTACGGCGCGATCAACATCGCGGTATCGCGCAGCCGCTACACGCCGGAGGAAACGGAAGAACGCTTTGCTCCGCTGGTGACCGCCGCGGCGCGCTCGATCTCGCTCGTTGGTGGCGCCCGAAGATAG